The Pseudomonas sp. TH06 genome contains the following window.
CCGCGTCCGCAGAATAATCAGCAACAGAATCAGCCCCGCCCGCAGAATAATCAGCCGCCGCAAAATCAGCCGCGCCCGCAGAACAACGAAATCATCCGTGGCGATAACAGCCGCCAGTTCGAGCACAATGGCCAGCAGCACAACAACAATGGCCAATGGCAGAACCACGACCAGAACCGGCCAGCGTATAACCCCAACCCGGTGCGTCAGCCGCCGCCACCGCCGCAGTTGCCGGCCAACAACCTGCCAATCCAGCCACGGCCCGATGCCGTGCGCCAGACCCAGGAACCGCGTCAGGGTTACTACCGTGACGAGCGTCCGCAGAACGGTTACAACAACCAGCATTGGCAAACCAACAATCGGCCCAACGACAATCACTGGCCGGGACGTCCGGACGGGCATGGCAACGGTTGGGGCCCGGGCCCGCAATATCGGCCGGGGCATGTGATCGATCGTTTCCCGGATCGCGACTACCGCGTGCCGTATCGCGGTCAGGATTATTTCTATTCCGGCGGCTACTGGTATCGCCCGCAAGGTCCGCGCTACATCGTCGTGCAGCCGCCCCGTGGGATCCGCATCCAGTACTTGCCGGACTACGCCCGCGAAGTATGGATCGGTGGATCGCTGCTGTTCCTCGCGGCCGGTTCCTACTACGCCTACCAGGAAGCGACGCAGGACTACGTGGTGGTCGAGCCGCCAGCGCAGCAACAACAGCCGCAGCCGCAATCCCAGGGTTATGACGTCGAGGCCTACCCGGCCAACGGCCAGTCACCGGAGCAAGTGCAGCAGGACGGTTATCAGTGCTACCAGTACGCCGTGCAGCAAAGCGGTTTCGACCCACGCACCGCGACCTATCAACCGGCGCCCGAAGTGGTTCAAGCGTACCGTCAGGCGCAGGGCAACTGCCTGACCAGTCGCGGTTATCAGGTTCAGTAAGAGCGGTGGCGAGCCGCAAGTATCGAGCTACAAGCTTGAAGCTTGAGGCTCGCGGCTTGTAGCTGCTTTTATCGGGTCTGCGTGCACCAGCACTTCGGCTCGCGGGTAGGCTTGGTGGATGGCATCCGCCGCCTGATCGCTGATGCCGTGCGCCACTGACAGGGTCAGTTCGCCGGGCAACTCCAAGTGCAGTTGCACGAACCAGTGGTTGCCGGAGATCCGCGTGCGCAAATCATGCGCGCCCAACACCCCCGGCACACTGCACGCCAGTTCGAGCATATGCTGACTGACATCCGCCGGCAGCTCTTCATCCATCAACACCGAAAAGCTTTCCCGGGCGATCTGGATTGCACTCCACAAAATGTAGCTGGCGATCCCCAAACCGAACCACGCATCGAGCTGCTCAAAACCAAACCCGGCCAACACCAGCGCAATCAGAATACTGCCGTTGAGCAGCATGTCTGAGCGGTAATGCAGCGAGTCGGCGCGCACGGCGTTGGAGCCGGTCTGCTTGATCACCCGATGCTGCAACACCAGCAGCGCCGCGGTCAGCAGCAGCGAAAACACGATCACACCGATGCTCAGCCATGGCGCACCCAGCGGCTGTGGATCATTCAGGCGTTCATAAGCCTGAAACGCAATCAACACCGCACTGCCGCCAATGAACAAAGCCTGCGCCATGCCCGCCAGCGATTCAGCCTTGCCGTGACCATAACGGTGATCGTCATCTGCCGGGCGCAGCGCGTAATGCACCGCCAGCAGATTGAGCATCGAGGTGATGCCATCCAGCGCCGAGTCGGTGAGGCCGGCGAGCATGCTGACGGATCCACTCAGCCACCACGCAATGGCTTTGGCGATGATCAACGTGCACGCCACCGCCACCGAGGCGCGGGTCGCCAGCCGCAGCAGGCGGGCGTGTTCGGGGCTGGAGGTCATTGCGTTTCCTTTTTAGGCGGCGGGTTGCAGGCCGAACATCGCCAGTTGTTGAGTGCTGCCCTTGTGTTGAATCAGGCGTGGATCGTCGAGAGGGAAATCTCTGCCCAACTCGCTTTCGAGAATAGCCTGCAGCTTGTGATTATCGACCTGACCGTCCGGGCCGATGGCTTGCTTGAGTTTGGCCGGATCGATCTGCGCGGTGTGGCCCGGTTCGAAATAGATCGCGCCGGTGGCGAAGTCGACGGCGAACGCGATCAGGCCCGGGATGATGTAGAACAACAGGCCAACGGCATCGAGCACGGCAATCGCCGGGTCGATCTTGCCGTCGATCTGGCCGCGACGGTCCGGATAGAAAATCGAACCGCACGCAGTGATTTGCGTGAGCAGGGTGGCGACCAGTACACCGCCGATCAGGCGAAAAGGTAAGCGCATGGAAAATCTCCTGAGTCATCTGATAACGAAGCGTCGTCTTGTGAAGTTAAGACCCTGACGAAGGCTTTGCAGTTCGCCGTTATACTCGCCGCTCTGTTTGGGAGCCAGCATGAATTCTTTGCCGATCGACGACGTTTTACCTGCCCTGCGTGAAGCCTTGGCGACACGCCACGAAGCCGTGCTCGAAGCACCGCCCGGTGCCGGTAAAACCACCCGCGTGCCGCTGGCCTTGCTCAATGAAGCTTGGCTGGCCGGGCAGACCATTCTGATGCTCGAACCGCGTCGTCTGGCGGCGCGTGCCGCTGCGGAGCGACTGGCCAGTGAGCTGGGCGAGAAGGTCGGCGAAAGCGTCGGTTATCGCATCCGTCTCGACAGCAAAGTCGGCCCCAACACCCGCATCGAAGTGGTCACCGAAGGCATTCTCACCCGCCGCTTGCAGGATGACCCGGCGCTGGAAGGCGTGGGTCTGCTGATCTTCGACGAATTTCACGAGCGCAGCCTCGACGCCGATCTGGCGCTGGCCCTGAGTCTGAACGGTCGCGAGCTGTTTCGAGCTGAACAGCCGCTGAAGATTTTGCTGATGTCCGCCACCCTTGAGGGCGAACGCCTCGCCGGGTTGCTCGATGACGCGCCGATCCTGCGCAGCGAAGGGCGCATGTATCCGGTGACGATGCGTTGGGGCCGTCCGTTTCAGCCCGGCGAATACATCGATCAGCGCGTGACACAAACCGTGCTCGAAGCATTGCACGATGAGACTGGCAGCCTCTTGGTGTTTTTGCCAGGGCAGGCGGAAATCCGTCGCGTCCATCAACAGCTGGCCGACGCCATCGGTGAGCGCAAAGACGTCTTGCTCTGCCCGTTGCACGGTGAACTCGATCTCAATGCCCAGCGCGCCGCCATCGATCCTGCTCCGGCCGGTCAGCGCAAAGTTGTGCTGGCGACCAACATCGCCGAGACCAGCCTGACCATCAACGGTGTGCGCGTCGTCATCGACGCCGGGCTGGCGCGAGTGCCGCGTTTTGATCCCGGCAGCGGCATGACCCGCCTCGATACCCAGCGGATTTCCAAGGCCAGCGCCACCCAGCGTGCCGGTCGGGCGGGACGACTGGAGCCGGGTGTTTGTTATCGTTTGTGGTCGCAGGATCAGCACGAACAACTGGCGGCGTATGGCAGTGCGGAAATTCTCTCGGCGGATCTGGCCAGCCTCGCGCTGCAACTGGGGCGTTGGGGTGTGACGCCGGGCGAACTGGTCTGGCTGGATGTTCCACCCGCAGCGGCGTATGCCCAGGCGCAGGAGCTGTTGCAACGCCTCGGCGCACTGGAAGGCGAAGCACTGACCTCCCACGGTCAGGCCATGGCTGAATTGCCGGCGCATCCGCGCATCGGCCATTTGCTGCTGCGCGGTCAGGCGTTGGGTCTGGCCAACATGGCGTGCGACGTTGCTGCGTTGCTCGGCGAGCGCGATATCTTGCGCGGTGCCGGGGCGGATTTGCACAGCCGCCTGGTGCTGCTGTCAGGCGAGGAGCGCGCTGCCCGGGGGGCGCAGGGCGGCGTGCAGCGTGCCCGACAACTTGCGCGGCAATATCGCGGTTACCTGCGCGGCAAGGCGAGCGAACCGGTCAGCGACCCCGATCATCCGCGCTGGCTCGGCGCGTTGCTGGCGCTGGCCTACCCGGATCGCGTCGCCCAACAGCGGCGTGCCGGTGGTGCTGAATATCGATTGGCCAACGGCCGCGCTGCGTTGTTCGCTGAAGCCGACAGCCTGATGAAAGAGCCGTGGATC
Protein-coding sequences here:
- a CDS encoding DUF6515 family protein — translated: MNSRIWRLAGVGLLCVSVSVQTLADDPQNRGPDGGGHGQDHQGNNQGHGGNNQPRPQNNQQQNQPRPQNNQPPQNQPRPQNNEIIRGDNSRQFEHNGQQHNNNGQWQNHDQNRPAYNPNPVRQPPPPPQLPANNLPIQPRPDAVRQTQEPRQGYYRDERPQNGYNNQHWQTNNRPNDNHWPGRPDGHGNGWGPGPQYRPGHVIDRFPDRDYRVPYRGQDYFYSGGYWYRPQGPRYIVVQPPRGIRIQYLPDYAREVWIGGSLLFLAAGSYYAYQEATQDYVVVEPPAQQQQPQPQSQGYDVEAYPANGQSPEQVQQDGYQCYQYAVQQSGFDPRTATYQPAPEVVQAYRQAQGNCLTSRGYQVQ
- a CDS encoding cation diffusion facilitator family transporter, which translates into the protein MTSSPEHARLLRLATRASVAVACTLIIAKAIAWWLSGSVSMLAGLTDSALDGITSMLNLLAVHYALRPADDDHRYGHGKAESLAGMAQALFIGGSAVLIAFQAYERLNDPQPLGAPWLSIGVIVFSLLLTAALLVLQHRVIKQTGSNAVRADSLHYRSDMLLNGSILIALVLAGFGFEQLDAWFGLGIASYILWSAIQIARESFSVLMDEELPADVSQHMLELACSVPGVLGAHDLRTRISGNHWFVQLHLELPGELTLSVAHGISDQAADAIHQAYPRAEVLVHADPIKAATSREPQASSL
- the hrpB gene encoding ATP-dependent helicase HrpB, translating into MNSLPIDDVLPALREALATRHEAVLEAPPGAGKTTRVPLALLNEAWLAGQTILMLEPRRLAARAAAERLASELGEKVGESVGYRIRLDSKVGPNTRIEVVTEGILTRRLQDDPALEGVGLLIFDEFHERSLDADLALALSLNGRELFRAEQPLKILLMSATLEGERLAGLLDDAPILRSEGRMYPVTMRWGRPFQPGEYIDQRVTQTVLEALHDETGSLLVFLPGQAEIRRVHQQLADAIGERKDVLLCPLHGELDLNAQRAAIDPAPAGQRKVVLATNIAETSLTINGVRVVIDAGLARVPRFDPGSGMTRLDTQRISKASATQRAGRAGRLEPGVCYRLWSQDQHEQLAAYGSAEILSADLASLALQLGRWGVTPGELVWLDVPPAAAYAQAQELLQRLGALEGEALTSHGQAMAELPAHPRIGHLLLRGQALGLANMACDVAALLGERDILRGAGADLHSRLVLLSGEERAARGAQGGVQRARQLARQYRGYLRGKASEPVSDPDHPRWLGALLALAYPDRVAQQRRAGGAEYRLANGRAALFAEADSLMKEPWIVIADLGSRQGQREERIYLAADFDPALFDSVLAEQVRNVDQLDWDEREGVLRAERQRKVGELILSREPLTGLDEVARSQALVNLVRRKGLELLPWTPELRQWQARVALLRQLELGSQAESQWPDVSDATLLDTLEHWLMPYLGKVSRLSHFANLDLSSIVRNLLPWPLPQRLDELAPHHLSVPSGSSIRLDYSEFPPILAVRLQELFGLAETPRIAGGRQVVKLHLLSPARRPVQVTQDLANFWRSTYAEVKKDLKGRYPKHYWPDDPLVAEATARAKPRGT